TGGTGCTCTCTATCGTCGGTGATCCTGACCTCGTCATCGGCGGCGACGGCGGGCGCAACCATCGCAGCGACAAGAAGCAGCACCAGCAGGTGCGGGGCATAGTCTCTCGACATGATCATCATCTCCTTTGGTGCGTGACGGGGGGTGGCCGGGCTGGCGGTATCCCGGGGGTCTGCTGAGAATAGAAACAATGACGCTCTCTTTCTGGAATGAGGCCGATACGGTATCCTCTGCAGCCCGTCCCCCTCACGGATGATGTGCTCTATAGCGTACGGGCATTATAAATGTATCTTTATGAAAATAGATATGCGGAGGGGTTTGCCTGTCACGGCGATCTGCCGTCACTCCTTGAGAGTGAAGAGGACGGACGGCAGGGCCTCTGCCCAGCGGGCGACCTGACTCCAGTCCCGTGCGTCGCCGGGCACGGCGCCTGCCATCTTCATCATGTCGAGGTCTGCCCTGCTCATCCCCTCGGGGTCGAACCTGCCGGCGAAGAGGCCTTCGACCTGCGGCCTGACATAGATCCTGACCTCGCTCATCGATGCCGACGCCGACTTCCTGATCATGTCTGTCTCGTCTTTCATCGAATAGCCGACGGCGAAGATGGCGAGCGGTTTCTCGTTCAGTTCGATACAGAACCTCTTGACAAAGTCCACCGCCTCGACGAGCCATTTGCCCATATAGATCGGGCTCCCCGCGACGACCGCCGCATAGGGGGAGATGTCCGAGACGTCCATAACATTCCTGCAGTCGACGGTATAGCCTGCCTTTTCGAGTGTCCGTGACACCGATTCGGCGATCTCCCTGGTCGAGCCGTACCGGCTCGCATAGGCTACAAGGATCTTCGTGTTCATGGTCTCCTCTATCATATTTCCCCCCTCCCCTGATGTCTCTTTTCCAGGTCGGTCTTCTCCGCCACATAGACTTCTGCCATATGGTGGGGGTGGTAGCGGAGTTTCGCCTCCCGCAGGCCAGGCACGCCGACGTCTGACTCGCGGTTGATGTACGTGCGGTCGGGGGCAAGCAGCCGTGCGGCCTCCTGGTTCACGGCCTTGTACACCCCTTCGCAGTCTGGCAGTCCCTTCTCGAAGTGGATGAGGGCCGTGTCAGGGTTGAGGTCGTCATAGACCGAGATGGCGGCGATCGCCCCGTTCACCCGGATCATCAGCCCGGAGAGGCCGAGGTCGGAGAAGTGGTCCA
The genomic region above belongs to Methanofollis sp. and contains:
- a CDS encoding flavodoxin domain-containing protein produces the protein MIEETMNTKILVAYASRYGSTREIAESVSRTLEKAGYTVDCRNVMDVSDISPYAAVVAGSPIYMGKWLVEAVDFVKRFCIELNEKPLAIFAVGYSMKDETDMIRKSASASMSEVRIYVRPQVEGLFAGRFDPEGMSRADLDMMKMAGAVPGDARDWSQVARWAEALPSVLFTLKE